The following coding sequences lie in one Mercenaria mercenaria strain notata chromosome 5, MADL_Memer_1, whole genome shotgun sequence genomic window:
- the LOC123565267 gene encoding uncharacterized protein LOC123565267, with amino-acid sequence MSKNEKEMLLMGTLKRVGDNSRCKNKERTRQRYDYYFDGKKICQEAFSFIFDTKHKTLRNILAHMKEHGTEPRVHGHTGRRAPNAFAPDVIRNAIQFLINYASEVGLPQPAAPRGRSDEPPIYLPSSDTKLSIHQQYKEVCIENDKLYVGLTTFKDLWSTCVPHIKISSPTEDVCRTCEDFRQEIKLAMSEDDKLSATGRYQSHILQARKERDVYKKCVERSAEMFRKRQELDPSAGDNFSMDDIHYTFDFSQYVKLPHHSREKGPTYFIQPVKVQIFGFRVDGCCQYNYLISENETLGRDGQLAHGPDSVISMLDHAFHSYGSGENDCSIHADNCFGQNKNRYVLAYFAWRIMVGKHRNITYMMQIPGHTRCLIDAGFGNIKKLYRRTDCGTPQHIAEVVGKSSVSNFPVTYGADGWIRRAWKVFLSDRFKKVPNISKYHSFRFTIEQPGVVYMKLNADDVDEIRFIICKTHHLPMDVTDIPDVLPPGGLSKERQEYLFRHVRPLVRQPFQDILCPIPTQTE; translated from the exons ATGTCCaagaatgaaaaagaaatgcttctaATGGGGACATTAAAACGGGTAGGTGACAATTCcagatgtaaaaataaagaaagaactCGACAAAGATATGACTATTATTTTGATGGCAAAAAGATCTGTCAAgaagcattttcatttatatttgacaCTAAACATAAGACCTTAAGAAACATTTTGGCACACATGAAAGAACATGGAACGGAACCGCGCGTTCATGGTCACACAGGCAGACGAGCACCAAATGCGTTTGCGCCAGACGTAATTAGAAATGCAATCCAATTTCTAATCAACTACGCAAGTGAAGTCGGCCTTCCCCAGCCGGCAGCTCCCAGAGGTCGCAGTGATGAACCTCCAATATATTTGCCGTCGTCGGACACAAAGCTTTCAATCCATCAACAGTACAAAGAGGTGTGCATAGAGAATGACAAACTATACGTTGGTTTAACAACATTCAAAGACCTGTGGTCAACATGTGTTCCGCATATAAAGATAAGTTCACCAACAGAAGATGTGTGTCGCACTTGCGAAGATTTTAGACAAGAAATTAAACTTGCTATGAGTGAAGATGATAAGTTGTCGGCGACAGGAAGATATCAATCACATATTCTACAAGCTAGAAAGGAGAGAGACGTGTACAAGAAATGTGTAGAAAGGTCAGCTGAAATGTTTAGGAAAAGACAAGAACTTGATCCATCTGCGGGAGACAATTTTTCAATGGAcgatatacattatacatttgaCTTTTCCCAgtacgtcaaattgccacatcaCTCCAGAGAAAAGGGGCCGACATATTTTATTCAGCCCGTCAAGGTACAGATATTTGGTTTCCGGGTAGATGGTTGCTGTCAGTACAACTACCTCATCAGTGAGAACGAAACATTAG GTCGTGATGGACAGCTGGCTCACGGACCAGATTCAGTTATTTCCATGTTAGACCATGCGTTCCATTCATACGGATCTGGTGAGAACGACTGTAGCATTCATGCTGACAATTGTTTCG GTCAAAACAAGAATCGTTACGTTCTGGCGTATTTTGCCTGGAGAATCATGGTtggaaaacacagaaatattacatACATGATGCAGATTCCCGGACATACTCG GTGCTTGATTGATGCGGGATTtggaaacattaaaaagttaTACCGGAGAACAGACTGTGGCACACCGCAACATATAGCTGAAGTAGTCGGAAAGTCGTCAGTCAGCAACTTTCCTGTAACCTATGGTGCAGACGGATGGATAAGGCGGGCGTGGAAAGTATTTCTGTCAGACAGATTTAAAAAAGTTCCGAACATATCAAAATACCACAGTTTCAGATTCACCATTGAACAACCCGGCGTCGTCTATATGAAATTAAACGCAGACGATGTAGATGAAATCCGATTCATCATCTGTAAAACGCATCACCTACCAATGGATGTCACCGATATTCCGGACGTACTGCCACCTGGCGGATTGAGCAAAGAGAGACAGGAATACTTGTTCCGGCACGTGAGACCACTTGTTAGGCAACCTTTTCAGGACATACTTTGCCCGATTCCTACTCAGACGGAATAG